In Chelonoidis abingdonii isolate Lonesome George chromosome 22, CheloAbing_2.0, whole genome shotgun sequence, one genomic interval encodes:
- the FOXN4 gene encoding forkhead box protein N4 isoform X2, giving the protein MIESDITSMMPGIIRNSGQNHHPLPQEYRLLASAPCQLSEDLPSDLQSLSWLTSVDVPRLQQMASGRMDFSISSQESILQETGPMPGNMHATGAPGAMIQVQASLPQGILGLNTITSHGANMSQYTVGGQPSPSLQSQHLLFSAPHSQQVFAITQNAQQCNPAAIYNASYGPHPQYSQPRLAPHTAQEIHPKHYPKPIYSYSCLIAMALKNSKTGSLPVSEIYGFMKEHFPYFKTAPDGWKNSVRHNLSLNKCFEKVENKMSGTSRKGCLWALNPAKIDKMEEEMQKWKRKDLAAIHRSMANPEELDKLITDRPENCRRSSKSAESEVSTLTRMTAAQGRISISKLQPQPMTLSLQSIPLHHQIQTQAHIAPDSPAPAQTPPLHTLPDMSQSPLPHHPMSRAPADFLNVTADMNSEVDALDPSIMDFALQEPNNRSHQTNGYRMPFLEILAMPTPFDVTVFKCILGGGSRVGRRLQA; this is encoded by the exons ATGATAGAAAGTGACATTACATCCATGATGCCAGGAATCATTAGAAATTCAGGGCAAAATCATCACCCGTTGCCACAGGAATACAG ACTCTTGGCTTCCGCCCCCTGCCAGTTGAGTGAAGACCTTCCAAGTGACTTGCAGTCCTTGTCATGGCTGACCTCTGTTGATGTTCCTCGCTTACAACAGATGGCTAGTGGAAGAATGGACTTCAGCATCAGCTCTCAGGAGTCAATACTGCAGGAGACAG GTCCTATGCCAGGTAATATGCATGCAACAGGTGCTCCAGGAGCAATGATTCAGGTGCAGGCCAGTCTGCCACAGGGAATTCTGGGACTGAATACTATTACATCGCATGGAGCAAAC ATGAGCCAGTACACAGTCGGAGGGCAGCCATCTCCTAGTTTACAGTCACAGCACCTGCTTTTCTCTGCGCCTCATTCACAGCAAGTGTTTGCCATCACACAGAATGCGCAACAG TGTAACCCAGCTGCAATATACAATGCATCCTATGGACCCCATCCTCAATATTCTCAACCTCGCCTTGCCCCTCACACTGCTCAGGAAATCCATCCAAAACATTATCCCAAGCCAATCTACTCCTACAG cTGCTTGATTGCAATGGCATTAAAGAACAGTAAAACGGGCAGCCTCCCAGTGAGTGAGATCTATGGCTTCATGAAGGAGCACTTCCCCTACTTTAAG ACAGCGCCCGATGGTTGGAAGAACTCTGTGCGCCATAACCTCTCCCTGAACAAGTGCTTTGAGAAAGTGGAGAATAAAATGAGTGGCACCTCACGCAAAGGCTGCCTGTGGGCCCTCAACCCTGCTAAGATTGACAAGATGGAAGAAGAGATGCAGAAATGGAAGAGGAAGGACTTGGCTGCTATTCACAGGAGCATGGCCAATCCAG AGGAATTAGACAAACTAATCACTGACAGACCTGAGAACTGCAGGCGGTCTAGTAAATCGGCAGAATCCGAAGTGTCCACACTGACCCGCATGACTGCAGCCCAAGGCCGAATCTCCATCTccaagctgcagccccagcccatgACGCTCTCTCTGCAGTCCATACCACTGCATCACCAGATCCAGACCCAGGCTCACATAGCCCCGGACTCACCGGCACCTGCCCAGACACCTCCTCTCCATACTCTGCCTGACATGAGCCAGAGTCCGCTTCCTCATCACCCAATGAGCCGCGCACCCGCAGACTTCCTGAATGTGACGGCAGATATGAACAGCGAAGTGGATGCTCTTGATCCAAGCATCATGGATTTTGCACTACAAG agccAAATAACCGCAGCCATCAAACAAACGGATATCGCATGCCTTTTCTGGAAATTCTTGCAATGCCAACACCTTTCGATGTAACTGTCTTTAAATGTATTCTTGGAGGAGGGAGTAGGGTGGGAAGGAGGCTTCAAGcataa
- the FOXN4 gene encoding forkhead box protein N4 isoform X1 encodes MIESDITSMMPGIIRNSGQNHHPLPQEYRLLASAPCQLSEDLPSDLQSLSWLTSVDVPRLQQMASGRMDFSISSQESILQETGPMPGNMHATGAPGAMIQVQASLPQGILGLNTITSHGANMSQYTVGGQPSPSLQSQHLLFSAPHSQQVFAITQNAQQCNPAAIYNASYGPHPQYSQPRLAPHTAQEIHPKHYPKPIYSYSCLIAMALKNSKTGSLPVSEIYGFMKEHFPYFKTAPDGWKNSVRHNLSLNKCFEKVENKMSGTSRKGCLWALNPAKIDKMEEEMQKWKRKDLAAIHRSMANPEELDKLITDRPENCRRSSKSAESEVSTLTRMTAAQGRISISKLQPQPMTLSLQSIPLHHQIQTQAHIAPDSPAPAQTPPLHTLPDMSQSPLPHHPMSRAPADFLNVTADMNSEVDALDPSIMDFALQGNIWEEMKDDSFNLDTLGAFSNSPLQLSDCDLGIAGLTPVSSGSDYSFSDLQVTGLYTTYATLDNVASSQYMNGQGNKPIALL; translated from the exons ATGATAGAAAGTGACATTACATCCATGATGCCAGGAATCATTAGAAATTCAGGGCAAAATCATCACCCGTTGCCACAGGAATACAG ACTCTTGGCTTCCGCCCCCTGCCAGTTGAGTGAAGACCTTCCAAGTGACTTGCAGTCCTTGTCATGGCTGACCTCTGTTGATGTTCCTCGCTTACAACAGATGGCTAGTGGAAGAATGGACTTCAGCATCAGCTCTCAGGAGTCAATACTGCAGGAGACAG GTCCTATGCCAGGTAATATGCATGCAACAGGTGCTCCAGGAGCAATGATTCAGGTGCAGGCCAGTCTGCCACAGGGAATTCTGGGACTGAATACTATTACATCGCATGGAGCAAAC ATGAGCCAGTACACAGTCGGAGGGCAGCCATCTCCTAGTTTACAGTCACAGCACCTGCTTTTCTCTGCGCCTCATTCACAGCAAGTGTTTGCCATCACACAGAATGCGCAACAG TGTAACCCAGCTGCAATATACAATGCATCCTATGGACCCCATCCTCAATATTCTCAACCTCGCCTTGCCCCTCACACTGCTCAGGAAATCCATCCAAAACATTATCCCAAGCCAATCTACTCCTACAG cTGCTTGATTGCAATGGCATTAAAGAACAGTAAAACGGGCAGCCTCCCAGTGAGTGAGATCTATGGCTTCATGAAGGAGCACTTCCCCTACTTTAAG ACAGCGCCCGATGGTTGGAAGAACTCTGTGCGCCATAACCTCTCCCTGAACAAGTGCTTTGAGAAAGTGGAGAATAAAATGAGTGGCACCTCACGCAAAGGCTGCCTGTGGGCCCTCAACCCTGCTAAGATTGACAAGATGGAAGAAGAGATGCAGAAATGGAAGAGGAAGGACTTGGCTGCTATTCACAGGAGCATGGCCAATCCAG AGGAATTAGACAAACTAATCACTGACAGACCTGAGAACTGCAGGCGGTCTAGTAAATCGGCAGAATCCGAAGTGTCCACACTGACCCGCATGACTGCAGCCCAAGGCCGAATCTCCATCTccaagctgcagccccagcccatgACGCTCTCTCTGCAGTCCATACCACTGCATCACCAGATCCAGACCCAGGCTCACATAGCCCCGGACTCACCGGCACCTGCCCAGACACCTCCTCTCCATACTCTGCCTGACATGAGCCAGAGTCCGCTTCCTCATCACCCAATGAGCCGCGCACCCGCAGACTTCCTGAATGTGACGGCAGATATGAACAGCGAAGTGGATGCTCTTGATCCAAGCATCATGGATTTTGCACTACAAG gaaatatatgGGAAGAAATGAAAGACGACAGCTTCAATCTAGATACCTTAGGTGCCTTCAGCAACTCCCCTCTCCAGCTCTCAGACTGTGACCTGGGCATCGCTGGCCTCACCCCCGTCTCGAGTGGTAGTGATTATTCCTTCTCAGACTTACAGGTCACAGGCCTCTACACTACTTACGCCACATTGGATAACGTAGCCTCATCACAGTACATGAATGGTCAAGGCAACAAGCCCATTGCTCTACTTTAA
- the FOXN4 gene encoding forkhead box protein N4 isoform X3 codes for MASGRMDFSISSQESILQETGPMPGNMHATGAPGAMIQVQASLPQGILGLNTITSHGANMSQYTVGGQPSPSLQSQHLLFSAPHSQQVFAITQNAQQCNPAAIYNASYGPHPQYSQPRLAPHTAQEIHPKHYPKPIYSYSCLIAMALKNSKTGSLPVSEIYGFMKEHFPYFKTAPDGWKNSVRHNLSLNKCFEKVENKMSGTSRKGCLWALNPAKIDKMEEEMQKWKRKDLAAIHRSMANPEELDKLITDRPENCRRSSKSAESEVSTLTRMTAAQGRISISKLQPQPMTLSLQSIPLHHQIQTQAHIAPDSPAPAQTPPLHTLPDMSQSPLPHHPMSRAPADFLNVTADMNSEVDALDPSIMDFALQGNIWEEMKDDSFNLDTLGAFSNSPLQLSDCDLGIAGLTPVSSGSDYSFSDLQVTGLYTTYATLDNVASSQYMNGQGNKPIALL; via the exons ATGGCTAGTGGAAGAATGGACTTCAGCATCAGCTCTCAGGAGTCAATACTGCAGGAGACAG GTCCTATGCCAGGTAATATGCATGCAACAGGTGCTCCAGGAGCAATGATTCAGGTGCAGGCCAGTCTGCCACAGGGAATTCTGGGACTGAATACTATTACATCGCATGGAGCAAAC ATGAGCCAGTACACAGTCGGAGGGCAGCCATCTCCTAGTTTACAGTCACAGCACCTGCTTTTCTCTGCGCCTCATTCACAGCAAGTGTTTGCCATCACACAGAATGCGCAACAG TGTAACCCAGCTGCAATATACAATGCATCCTATGGACCCCATCCTCAATATTCTCAACCTCGCCTTGCCCCTCACACTGCTCAGGAAATCCATCCAAAACATTATCCCAAGCCAATCTACTCCTACAG cTGCTTGATTGCAATGGCATTAAAGAACAGTAAAACGGGCAGCCTCCCAGTGAGTGAGATCTATGGCTTCATGAAGGAGCACTTCCCCTACTTTAAG ACAGCGCCCGATGGTTGGAAGAACTCTGTGCGCCATAACCTCTCCCTGAACAAGTGCTTTGAGAAAGTGGAGAATAAAATGAGTGGCACCTCACGCAAAGGCTGCCTGTGGGCCCTCAACCCTGCTAAGATTGACAAGATGGAAGAAGAGATGCAGAAATGGAAGAGGAAGGACTTGGCTGCTATTCACAGGAGCATGGCCAATCCAG AGGAATTAGACAAACTAATCACTGACAGACCTGAGAACTGCAGGCGGTCTAGTAAATCGGCAGAATCCGAAGTGTCCACACTGACCCGCATGACTGCAGCCCAAGGCCGAATCTCCATCTccaagctgcagccccagcccatgACGCTCTCTCTGCAGTCCATACCACTGCATCACCAGATCCAGACCCAGGCTCACATAGCCCCGGACTCACCGGCACCTGCCCAGACACCTCCTCTCCATACTCTGCCTGACATGAGCCAGAGTCCGCTTCCTCATCACCCAATGAGCCGCGCACCCGCAGACTTCCTGAATGTGACGGCAGATATGAACAGCGAAGTGGATGCTCTTGATCCAAGCATCATGGATTTTGCACTACAAG gaaatatatgGGAAGAAATGAAAGACGACAGCTTCAATCTAGATACCTTAGGTGCCTTCAGCAACTCCCCTCTCCAGCTCTCAGACTGTGACCTGGGCATCGCTGGCCTCACCCCCGTCTCGAGTGGTAGTGATTATTCCTTCTCAGACTTACAGGTCACAGGCCTCTACACTACTTACGCCACATTGGATAACGTAGCCTCATCACAGTACATGAATGGTCAAGGCAACAAGCCCATTGCTCTACTTTAA